A genomic window from Eleginops maclovinus isolate JMC-PN-2008 ecotype Puerto Natales chromosome 9, JC_Emac_rtc_rv5, whole genome shotgun sequence includes:
- the nit2 gene encoding omega-amidase NIT2: MSTLAKAMSKFRLAVVQLQVGGVKADNLSRARRLVKEAAGRGGNLVLLPECFNSPYGTSFFSQYAERIPGESTELLSEAARQPGENQIYLVGGSIPEADGGKLYNSCIVFGPDGKIILKHRKIHLFDIDVPGKIRFQESETLSPGDALSMFETPFCKVGVGICYDIRFAELAQLYGRRGCQLLVYPGAFNMTTGPAHWELLQRARAVDNQLYVATASPARDESSSYVAWGHSTVVNPWGEVISKAGAEEEVIYADIDLQYLADVRQQIPITSQRRHDLYDVTSVQRENS, translated from the exons ATGTCCACTTTAGCTAAAGCAATGTCCA AGTTCCGCCTGGCTGTGGTGCAGCTGCAGGTGGGGGGGGTGAAGGCCGACAACCTGAGCCGAGCCCGGAGGCTGGTGAAGGAGGCGGCCGGGCGGGGGGGCAACCTGGTGCTGCTGCCG GAGTGTTTTAATTCTCCGTACGGCACCAGCTTCTTCTCTCAGTACGCAGAGAGGATCCCCGGAGAGTCCACAGAGCTGCTGTCAGAGGCAGCCCGGCAGCCCGGAGAGAACCAGATCTACCTGGTAGGAG GATCGATCCCTGAGGCGGACGGAGGGAAGTTATACAACAGCTGCATCGTGTTTGGGCCTGACGGGAAAATCATTCTGAAGCACAGGAAG ATTCACCTCTTTGACATCGACGTGCCGGGGAAAATCCGCTTCCAGGAGTCTGAGACGCTGAGTCCAGGAGACGCTTTGTCCATGTTTGAAACAC cGTTCTGTAAAGTGGGCGTGGGGATCTGCTACGATATCCGGTTTGCAGAGCTGGCTCAGCTGTACGGCAGACGAG GCTGCCAGCTGCTGGTGTATCCCGGAGCCTTCAACATGACGACTGGTCCGGCTCActgggagctgctgcagagagccaG GGCGGTGGATAACCAGCTGTACGTGGCCACAGCGTCTCCTGCTCGAGACGAGTCCTCTTCCTACGTGGCGTGGGGACACAGCACCGTAGTTAACCCATG GGGAGAAGTGATCTCAAAGGCCGGAGCCGAAGAGGAAGTCATTTATGCAGACATTG ACCTGCAGTATTTAGCCGACGTCCGGCAGCAGATCCCGATTACATCTCAGCGCCGACACGACCTCTACGATGTGACGTCTGTGCAGCGAGAAAACAGCTGA
- the LOC134869079 gene encoding fizzy-related protein homolog isoform X1: MDPEYEHRLLRQINIQNDNLSPVKLPQSLHSRTPSSSPLSSPSKLGDRFIPTRAGANWSINFHRINENEKSPSQNRKTKDASSDNIKADGLAYSALLKNELLGAGIEKIQDPQTEDRRLQPSTPEKRSLFNYSLNTKRSSPDDSTKISPYSLSPVSNKSQKLLRSPRKPTRKISKIPFKVLDAPELQDDFYLNLVDWSSLNVLSVGLGTCVYLWSACTSQVTRLCDLSVEGDSVTSVGWSERGNLVAVGTHKGFVQIWDAGAGKKLFALEGHTARVGALAWNADQLSSGSRDRMILQRDMRTPPLQSERRLQGHRQEVCGLKWSTDHQLLASGGNDNKLLVWNHSSLSPVQTYTDHLAAVKAIAWSPHQHGLLASGGGTADRCIRFWNTLTSQPLQCMDTSSQVCNLAWSKHANELVSTHGYSQNQILVWKYPALTQVAKLTGHSYRVLYLAMSPDGEAIVTGAGDETLRFWNVFSKTRSTKESVSVLNLFTRIR, encoded by the exons ATGGATCCAGAGTATGAACATCGCCTCCTCCGACAAATCAACATTCAGAACGACAACCTGAGTCCTGTT AAACTGCCGCAGAGTCTGCACAGTCGGACTCCCAGCAGCTCCCCGTTGTCGTCACCCAGCAAACTGGGAGACAGGTTCATTCCCACCAGAGCGGGGGCCAACTGGAGCATCAACTTCCACAGAATCAAT GAAAATGAGAAGTCACCGAGTCAGAACAGAAAGACAAAGGATGCGTCCTCCGACAACATCAAAG CAGACGGGCTGGCCTACTCTGCTCTGCTGAAGAACGAGCTGCTGGGAGCGGGAATAGAGAAGATCCAGGACCCTCAGACGGAGGACAGACGCCTGCAGCCGTCAACCCCCGAGAAGAGGAGTCTCTTTAAT tattcACTCAACACCAAGAGGTCTTCACCGGACGACAGCACCAAAATCTCCCCCtactctctctcacctgtcagCAACAAAAG TCAGAAGCTGCTGCGTTCGCCGAGGAAGCCGACCCGAAAGATCTCAAAGATCCCGTTTAAAGTCCTGGACGCTCCGGAGCTGCAGGACGACTTCTACCTGAACCTGGTGGACTGGTCGTCTCTGAACGTGCTCAGCGTGGGGCTGGGAacctgtgtgtacctgtggAGCGCCTGCACCAGCCAG GTAACACGGTTGTGTGATCTGTCGGTGGAGGGAGACTCTGTCACGTCCGTTGGCTGGTCCGAAAGG GGGAACCTGGTGGCGGTGGGGACTCACAAAGGCTTCGTTCAGATCTGGGACGCCGGCGCTGGGAAGAAACTCTTCGCCCTGGAAGGACACACGGCGAGAGTCG GAGCGTTAGCCTGGAACGCGGACCAGCTGTCCTCGGGAAGCCGTGACCGTATGATCCTGCAGAGAGACATGCGGACCCCCCCCCTGCAGTCAGAGAGGCGTCTGCAGGGTCACAGGCAGGAAGTGTGCGGCTTAAAGTGGAGCACCGACCATCAGCTGCTCGCATCGGGGGGCAACGACAACAAG CTGCTGGTGTGGAACCACTCGTCCCTGAGCCCCGTGCAGACCTACACGGATCACCTGGCTGCGGTGAAGGCCATCGCCTGGTCGCCCCACCAGCACGGGCTGCTGGCCTCTGGGGGGGGCACCGCCGACCGCTGCATCCGCTTCTGGAACACGCTGACCTCCCAGCCGCTGCAGTGCATGGACACCAGCTCACAGGTTTGCAACCTGGCCTGGTCCAAGCACGCCAACGAGCTG gtgAGCACTCACGGCTACTCTCAGAATCAGATCTTGGTGTGGAAGTATCCGGCGCTCACTCAGGTGGCCAAACTCACGGGACACTCCTACAGAGTGCTCTACCTG gCCATGTCCCCGGACGGAGAGGCGATCGTGACGGGGGCCGGAGATGAGACTCTACGCTTCTGGAACGTGTTCAGTAAAACCAGGTCAACTAAG GAATCTGTCTCAGTTTTAAATCTCTTCACGCGGATACGATAA
- the LOC134869079 gene encoding fizzy-related protein homolog isoform X2, which produces MDPEYEHRLLRQINIQNDNLSPVKLPQSLHSRTPSSSPLSSPSKLGDRFIPTRAGANWSINFHRINENEKSPSQNRKTKDASSDNIKDGLAYSALLKNELLGAGIEKIQDPQTEDRRLQPSTPEKRSLFNYSLNTKRSSPDDSTKISPYSLSPVSNKSQKLLRSPRKPTRKISKIPFKVLDAPELQDDFYLNLVDWSSLNVLSVGLGTCVYLWSACTSQVTRLCDLSVEGDSVTSVGWSERGNLVAVGTHKGFVQIWDAGAGKKLFALEGHTARVGALAWNADQLSSGSRDRMILQRDMRTPPLQSERRLQGHRQEVCGLKWSTDHQLLASGGNDNKLLVWNHSSLSPVQTYTDHLAAVKAIAWSPHQHGLLASGGGTADRCIRFWNTLTSQPLQCMDTSSQVCNLAWSKHANELVSTHGYSQNQILVWKYPALTQVAKLTGHSYRVLYLAMSPDGEAIVTGAGDETLRFWNVFSKTRSTKESVSVLNLFTRIR; this is translated from the exons ATGGATCCAGAGTATGAACATCGCCTCCTCCGACAAATCAACATTCAGAACGACAACCTGAGTCCTGTT AAACTGCCGCAGAGTCTGCACAGTCGGACTCCCAGCAGCTCCCCGTTGTCGTCACCCAGCAAACTGGGAGACAGGTTCATTCCCACCAGAGCGGGGGCCAACTGGAGCATCAACTTCCACAGAATCAAT GAAAATGAGAAGTCACCGAGTCAGAACAGAAAGACAAAGGATGCGTCCTCCGACAACATCAAAG ACGGGCTGGCCTACTCTGCTCTGCTGAAGAACGAGCTGCTGGGAGCGGGAATAGAGAAGATCCAGGACCCTCAGACGGAGGACAGACGCCTGCAGCCGTCAACCCCCGAGAAGAGGAGTCTCTTTAAT tattcACTCAACACCAAGAGGTCTTCACCGGACGACAGCACCAAAATCTCCCCCtactctctctcacctgtcagCAACAAAAG TCAGAAGCTGCTGCGTTCGCCGAGGAAGCCGACCCGAAAGATCTCAAAGATCCCGTTTAAAGTCCTGGACGCTCCGGAGCTGCAGGACGACTTCTACCTGAACCTGGTGGACTGGTCGTCTCTGAACGTGCTCAGCGTGGGGCTGGGAacctgtgtgtacctgtggAGCGCCTGCACCAGCCAG GTAACACGGTTGTGTGATCTGTCGGTGGAGGGAGACTCTGTCACGTCCGTTGGCTGGTCCGAAAGG GGGAACCTGGTGGCGGTGGGGACTCACAAAGGCTTCGTTCAGATCTGGGACGCCGGCGCTGGGAAGAAACTCTTCGCCCTGGAAGGACACACGGCGAGAGTCG GAGCGTTAGCCTGGAACGCGGACCAGCTGTCCTCGGGAAGCCGTGACCGTATGATCCTGCAGAGAGACATGCGGACCCCCCCCCTGCAGTCAGAGAGGCGTCTGCAGGGTCACAGGCAGGAAGTGTGCGGCTTAAAGTGGAGCACCGACCATCAGCTGCTCGCATCGGGGGGCAACGACAACAAG CTGCTGGTGTGGAACCACTCGTCCCTGAGCCCCGTGCAGACCTACACGGATCACCTGGCTGCGGTGAAGGCCATCGCCTGGTCGCCCCACCAGCACGGGCTGCTGGCCTCTGGGGGGGGCACCGCCGACCGCTGCATCCGCTTCTGGAACACGCTGACCTCCCAGCCGCTGCAGTGCATGGACACCAGCTCACAGGTTTGCAACCTGGCCTGGTCCAAGCACGCCAACGAGCTG gtgAGCACTCACGGCTACTCTCAGAATCAGATCTTGGTGTGGAAGTATCCGGCGCTCACTCAGGTGGCCAAACTCACGGGACACTCCTACAGAGTGCTCTACCTG gCCATGTCCCCGGACGGAGAGGCGATCGTGACGGGGGCCGGAGATGAGACTCTACGCTTCTGGAACGTGTTCAGTAAAACCAGGTCAACTAAG GAATCTGTCTCAGTTTTAAATCTCTTCACGCGGATACGATAA